TCGACGTACATTGTGCGTGCGACCGGGGCGCCAACCCGCTTGCGCACGGTGCCAGTGACCTCGAACTCGAGGTAGCGGTGGTCCTTCCATACGCGCAGGTGGTCGCCCGGGACCACCTGCGCGGCAGGTTTAGCAGCGACGTCGTTGAGTTTGACGTGGCCGGCGCGTACGGCCTCTGCGGACTGAGAGCGGGTTTTGAAGATGCGCACCGCCCAAAGCCACACGTCGAGTCGGACGGGCGCGCCGTCGGAGTCTGACATGCGAACCTAGTAGTTGTCCTGGTGGTTGATGATTTTCTGCACCTTGCTGTAGTTCATGTACCCCCCGACGACACCGATAATGAGGCCGAGGATGAGGATGGTGAAGGAGAACGGCGAACCGAGCAAGAGGCCGAGGGCGACGCCACCGACCGCACCGCCACCGGCCCATGCCACGGCGTTGCGAGAGTATTTGCGCACAGCCTGCTTGCGCGCTTCGATCGGATTGTTCGGGCGGGGCTGCAAAGTCATGGGCCAAGTTTAACCCCGCAGCTCCACCTCCACCCAGTCATGTCCGGCCGAGGCCGTTTCGCAGCTTCCGCGGGTGGCGGCGGCCAGGAGGGCGTCGACACGCTCGCGCTGTCCGGGCTCGAACGCGAGCGTGTAGTTCGCCAGAGAGTCGTACTCGATGCTGGCCACTTCGATGCCCGCGCGGCGCAACTCCGATTCGATTCGGCCGGCCTCGGCGTGCGGCAGAGACACAGTGGCTAGCTCCTTGACCTGGCGGCGCACGCGCGGCACGCGCTCGAGGGTGTCGGATACGGCGTTGGAGTAGGCGTGGACGAGCCCTCCAGCGCCGAGCTTCACCCCGCCGAAGTAGCGTGTGACCACCGCGGCGATGTCGCGCATGCCGGAGCCGCGCAGCACGTCGAGCATGGGAGTGCCCGCGGTGCCCGACGGCTCGCCGTCGTCGGAGGAGCGCTCCACCGGGTTAACCGCGCCGCCGTCGACAATGAACGCGCAACAGTGGTGGCGCGCGTCGGGGTAAGCGGCACGTGCCCGGTCGACGAGCCCGCGCGCCTCGCCCTCGTCACGCGCGCGGGCAATCCAGGTGATGAAGCGCGAGCGCTTGACCTCCAGCTCGTGGACGGTCGTGCCGCCGACGGCGGGTAGAACGTAGGACGTCGGGGTGCTTGGCATGTCGGCTTCCGATGTTACTACTGTTGTTTGCATGTCTTCATCCGCACAGTTCGAGGTCTGGGCACCATTCGCGCACGAGGTTCGCCTGGTTGTCAACGATTCAGAGCACCCGATGTCCGACGACCCGCACCGCAGCGGATGGTGGGTCATAGACCCCGATATCGTCGCGCCGTCGGCGGGCCAGCGCTACGCGTTCCGCCTTTTCGACGGCACCGACTGGTCCAAGCCCCTACCCGACCCGCGCACCCGCGCGCAGCCGGAGGGCGTGCACGGCAAGTCCGAGGTCGTTGACGCGGACTTCCCGTGGACGGACAGTGCCTGGAGGGGCCTGCACCTGCGCGGGCAGGTGATTTACGAGGTGCACGTGGGCACATTTTCGGAGGCTGGGACGTTTGAGGGGGTCGCGGAGAAGCTCGACTACCTCCTCGAGCTGGGGGTGACCACCATCGAGCTCATGCCCGTCCAGCCGTTCGGCGGTGAGCGCAACTGGGGTTACGACGGCGTCGATTGGTTCGCCGTCCAAGACTCCTACGGTGGGCCGCTCGGCCTGAAAAAGCTTGTCGACGCCGCGCACGCCAAGGGCCTCGCCGTCTTCCTCGACGTGGTGTACAACCACTTCGGACCCGACGGCAACTACAACGGCATGTTCGGTCCCTACCTGACGGCCGGGCACACCGACTGGGGTGACGTGGTTAACTTGTCGGGCCCCGCGTCCGACGAGGTGCGCGCCTTCATCCTCGATG
This window of the Corynebacterium qintianiae genome carries:
- a CDS encoding IMPACT family protein, which gives rise to MPSTPTSYVLPAVGGTTVHELEVKRSRFITWIARARDEGEARGLVDRARAAYPDARHHCCAFIVDGGAVNPVERSSDDGEPSGTAGTPMLDVLRGSGMRDIAAVVTRYFGGVKLGAGGLVHAYSNAVSDTLERVPRVRRQVKELATVSLPHAEAGRIESELRRAGIEVASIEYDSLANYTLAFEPGQRERVDALLAAATRGSCETASAGHDWVEVELRG
- a CDS encoding RNA-binding S4 domain-containing protein; translation: MSDSDGAPVRLDVWLWAVRIFKTRSQSAEAVRAGHVKLNDVAAKPAAQVVPGDHLRVWKDHRYLEFEVTGTVRKRVGAPVARTMYVDKSPPPPPRDIFATLPVRDRGAGRPTKKDRRAIDRLRGF